One Streptosporangium sp. NBC_01495 DNA window includes the following coding sequences:
- a CDS encoding endonuclease/exonuclease/phosphatase family protein has translation MLAVKMGLYNLMDGGIDPVIGADPNGSDTRFREQMAMLAEREFDVLGLLEGKHWTDNRRQLQRRAEAALGMTATLVESSHHGCHLVLLTRPGRVTVLEDRHEQGHPYWHAVACQRVEIDGNVVDVALAHLAPASPQLRLAEAESLALLAKTEHPLILMGDFNAVPSDYEERTGDKPRKLDRRPALALEEVGLRDVALVHGDRTPTVGHARQGAMAYPCDRFYTNLPRKAFVGYRVATEFDHLSDHRLVVTEVELGEAA, from the coding sequence ATGCTGGCCGTGAAGATGGGCTTGTACAACCTGATGGACGGCGGCATCGACCCCGTCATCGGTGCTGACCCCAACGGCTCGGATACCCGGTTCCGCGAGCAGATGGCCATGCTCGCCGAGCGCGAGTTCGACGTGCTCGGGCTGCTGGAGGGCAAACATTGGACGGACAACCGGCGGCAGCTCCAGCGCCGGGCGGAGGCGGCGCTGGGCATGACCGCCACCCTGGTGGAGTCGTCTCACCACGGCTGCCACCTGGTGCTGTTGACCCGGCCCGGACGGGTGACGGTCCTGGAGGACCGTCACGAGCAGGGACATCCGTACTGGCATGCCGTGGCGTGCCAGCGCGTCGAGATCGACGGCAACGTAGTGGACGTGGCCCTCGCCCACCTCGCCCCAGCCAGCCCGCAGCTCAGGCTCGCGGAGGCCGAGAGCTTGGCGCTGCTGGCCAAGACCGAGCACCCCTTGATCTTGATGGGAGACTTTAACGCGGTCCCCTCCGACTATGAGGAACGGACTGGCGACAAACCCCGCAAATTGGACCGCCGTCCCGCGTTGGCCTTGGAAGAGGTGGGGCTGCGAGACGTCGCGCTGGTGCACGGAGACCGTACGCCGACCGTGGGCCACGCCCGTCAGGGCGCCATGGCCTACCCCTGCGACCGCTTCTACACCAACCTGCCGAGGAAGGCGTTCGTCGGCTACCGGGTGGCCACCGAGTTCGACCATCTGTCGGACCACCGGCTGGTCGTCACCGAGGTCGAGCTGGGCGAGGCGGCATGA
- a CDS encoding HAD family hydrolase has translation MKGWLAVDYGTTLTDPTSPVDPRLGMRLVCPQAGAALVDVHAMDYGLVLASNTGTTPPRQDRQAALREAGVLELFSGIACSADLLVAKPDPRFYRVVLALAGAEPAQVTFVGNNLEKDVLAPMSHGMRAVWVNPAPRDEQLALLPPGVPVIAHLRELPALLA, from the coding sequence ATGAAGGGGTGGCTGGCCGTTGATTACGGGACCACCTTGACCGACCCGACGTCGCCAGTGGATCCCCGCCTCGGGATGCGGCTGGTCTGCCCGCAGGCCGGCGCCGCGCTGGTGGACGTGCACGCGATGGACTACGGGCTGGTGCTGGCGTCCAATACGGGCACCACCCCACCGCGGCAGGACCGGCAGGCCGCGTTGCGGGAGGCGGGGGTGCTGGAGCTGTTCAGCGGTATCGCCTGCTCGGCGGATCTGCTGGTAGCCAAACCGGACCCGAGGTTCTACCGGGTCGTGCTGGCCTTGGCCGGGGCCGAACCTGCTCAGGTGACGTTTGTGGGAAACAACCTGGAGAAAGACGTGCTGGCGCCGATGTCCCATGGCATGAGAGCGGTGTGGGTGAATCCGGCGCCGCGCGATGAGCAGCTCGCTTTGCTGCCGCCGGGCGTGCCGGTGATCGCCCACCTGAGAGAGCTGCCTGCGCTGCTCGCATAG
- a CDS encoding RtcB family protein, with product MGNASSYNSSSHGVGRRMSRGQARRELSAESLTEAIGDRTWNNNRAGALVDEHPLAYKDIDQVMADQQDLVTVQHTLRQIFNYKG from the coding sequence CTGGGCAACGCCTCCTCCTACAACTCGTCTTCGCACGGGGTCGGCCGCCGCATGTCGCGCGGCCAGGCCCGGCGTGAGCTGTCGGCCGAGTCGCTGACCGAGGCGATAGGCGACCGGACGTGGAACAACAACCGCGCGGGCGCCCTGGTCGACGAGCATCCGCTGGCGTACAAGGACATCGACCAGGTGATGGCCGACCAGCAGGACCTCGTCACCGTGCAGCACACGCTGCGGCAGATCTTCAACTACAAGGGCTGA
- a CDS encoding transposase, which produces MSETRRRFDQDFKDGAVRIVEETGRPIVRVAQDLGVNAGTLANWVNMARQRRRAGNGGLGEDERAELVRLRREVAELAMERDVLKRSVALWVKDAMGR; this is translated from the coding sequence ATGTCTGAGACACGACGGAGGTTCGATCAGGACTTCAAAGACGGTGCGGTCCGGATCGTTGAGGAGACCGGTAGGCCGATCGTGCGGGTGGCCCAGGATCTGGGGGTCAATGCGGGCACTCTGGCCAACTGGGTGAACATGGCCCGGCAGCGGCGGCGAGCCGGAAACGGCGGCCTGGGCGAGGACGAGCGGGCCGAGTTGGTCCGGCTGCGTCGGGAGGTCGCCGAGCTGGCGATGGAGCGTGATGTGCTCAAGCGCTCGGTGGCCCTCTGGGTCAAGGACGCGATGGGCCGGTGA
- a CDS encoding IS3 family transposase, producing MAGFIAAQRAEHGVAHAVACRALGVSQSWFYKWSRRGREGPGERERRRAGLIEAVVSAFHQRKGTEGSPRITARLRRAGWRVSKNTVAKVMAERALAARPKTKRKNTTRPGRGRWRAEDHLRRDFTAPGPDVTWCGDGTEIPTAEGALYLAATEDLFSRRVLGFAMSAHKGAALATASLQMAVALRGGGVAGVRFHSDQGSEYTAADFRRACERMGIVQSMGRVGSALDNAAAESFFSSLEFELLRREPFATHDQARRAIAAWIDDFNTMRLHSTNAMFSPVEFERLDPSVQQRLRAAARQRKEDKRKRKAAARHERKEAA from the coding sequence ATGGCCGGCTTCATCGCCGCTCAGAGGGCCGAGCACGGTGTTGCGCACGCGGTTGCGTGCCGGGCGCTGGGGGTGTCGCAGTCCTGGTTTTATAAGTGGTCGCGGCGGGGGCGCGAGGGTCCTGGCGAGCGCGAACGCCGTCGGGCTGGTCTGATCGAGGCCGTCGTCTCGGCGTTTCATCAGCGCAAAGGCACTGAGGGATCACCGCGGATCACCGCCCGGCTGCGTCGGGCCGGTTGGCGAGTGAGTAAGAACACGGTGGCGAAGGTCATGGCTGAGCGCGCTTTGGCGGCCCGGCCCAAGACCAAGCGCAAGAACACCACCCGGCCGGGCCGGGGCCGGTGGCGGGCCGAGGACCATCTGCGGCGGGACTTCACCGCACCCGGGCCGGACGTGACCTGGTGCGGGGACGGCACCGAGATCCCCACCGCTGAAGGAGCGCTGTATCTGGCGGCCACCGAGGACTTGTTCTCCCGCCGAGTGCTCGGGTTCGCGATGAGCGCGCACAAGGGAGCCGCGCTGGCCACCGCGTCGCTGCAGATGGCGGTCGCCCTGCGGGGCGGTGGCGTCGCGGGTGTGAGGTTTCACAGTGATCAAGGGTCGGAGTACACCGCGGCCGACTTCCGGCGGGCCTGTGAGCGGATGGGCATCGTGCAGTCGATGGGGCGGGTCGGCTCGGCGCTGGACAATGCCGCGGCCGAGTCGTTCTTCTCCAGTTTGGAGTTCGAGTTGTTGCGCCGTGAGCCGTTCGCCACCCATGATCAGGCCCGTCGTGCGATCGCCGCCTGGATCGACGACTTCAACACGATGCGGCTGCATTCGACGAACGCGATGTTTTCGCCGGTGGAGTTCGAGCGGTTGGATCCGTCGGTTCAGCAGCGGTTGCGGGCCGCGGCACGGCAGCGCAAGGAGGACAAGAGGAAACGCAAGGCCGCTGCGCGGCACGAACGGAAGGAGGCGGCATGA
- a CDS encoding DNA adenine methylase produces MTIKTPFPYYGGKNNLAPWILSHAPEHVVYIEPFVGSAAVLLAKPESRVEVINDLNGDVVNFWRVLRDRHDELVALLELTPYARDEYLWCRDGKSGTIDPLERAREFFTRCCMAFNASTGTVGFSASSAAKTAKAHTFRRRIDERLSRVAERIRGVEIENMDALDLIRRWRDPQAVVYLDPPYLGATRNSSSNYATDNGGAAFHEALMEVIEDFPGTVLLSGYDGSPYDRLGWRREERKVPAHVSNVAGAERVECLWINRRSSL; encoded by the coding sequence GTGACGATAAAGACGCCGTTTCCGTACTACGGCGGAAAGAACAACCTCGCCCCATGGATCTTGTCCCACGCTCCCGAGCATGTCGTCTACATCGAGCCGTTCGTCGGGTCGGCCGCGGTGCTGCTGGCAAAACCTGAGAGCCGAGTGGAGGTCATCAACGACCTGAACGGGGACGTCGTCAACTTCTGGCGGGTGCTGAGGGACCGGCATGACGAGCTGGTGGCGCTGCTCGAACTCACGCCGTACGCCCGAGACGAGTACCTGTGGTGCCGAGATGGCAAGAGCGGCACCATCGATCCGTTGGAGCGGGCGCGGGAGTTCTTCACCCGGTGCTGCATGGCGTTCAACGCGTCGACGGGCACCGTGGGGTTCTCCGCCAGCTCGGCTGCGAAGACGGCGAAGGCTCACACCTTCCGGCGACGGATCGACGAGCGGCTCTCGCGGGTCGCTGAACGAATCCGGGGCGTGGAGATCGAGAACATGGATGCGCTGGACCTGATCCGGCGGTGGCGCGATCCGCAGGCCGTCGTCTACCTCGATCCGCCGTACCTGGGCGCGACGCGGAACAGCTCCAGCAACTACGCCACCGACAACGGCGGGGCCGCGTTCCACGAGGCGCTGATGGAGGTGATCGAGGACTTCCCTGGCACGGTCCTGCTGTCCGGCTACGACGGTTCGCCGTACGACCGGCTCGGGTGGCGTCGAGAGGAAAGGAAGGTTCCGGCGCACGTGTCGAACGTGGCTGGGGCCGAGAGGGTCGAGTGCCTGTGGATCAACCGGCGGTCGTCTCTGTGA
- a CDS encoding peptidoglycan recognition protein family protein, with protein sequence MPGWKTRGHGPQPSVRGVVCHHTAGRDDMHVIRDGRPGLDGPLSQFWLRHDGTIFVVAAGLCWHNAPSTSANHTNSASIGIEAENDGRQPWPGVQLHSFRKLCAELAKEFDLPVSRVVGHKEVQRGKPDPHGVNMDTFRVQVARLMTEVTELPMPTLGGVPEFRRTLRLVSPLIEGQDVRTWQIAARRFVPGLVADGCYGPASKKACEQVQRTVGVPVNGKVSAETWLLTWVWESGAKKEKKA encoded by the coding sequence GTGCCGGGCTGGAAGACGAGGGGGCACGGCCCCCAACCCTCGGTGCGGGGCGTCGTGTGCCATCACACCGCCGGGCGCGACGACATGCACGTGATCCGGGACGGCCGGCCAGGGCTCGACGGGCCGCTCTCGCAGTTCTGGCTTCGGCATGACGGGACGATCTTCGTGGTCGCGGCCGGGCTCTGCTGGCACAACGCCCCGAGCACGTCGGCGAACCACACGAACTCGGCGTCGATCGGCATCGAGGCGGAGAACGACGGCCGCCAGCCCTGGCCCGGTGTCCAGCTTCATTCCTTCCGGAAGCTCTGCGCCGAGCTGGCCAAGGAGTTCGACCTCCCGGTGTCGCGGGTGGTCGGGCACAAGGAGGTCCAGCGCGGCAAGCCGGACCCGCACGGCGTGAACATGGACACCTTCCGCGTCCAGGTCGCCCGGCTGATGACCGAGGTCACGGAGCTTCCCATGCCGACGCTGGGAGGAGTGCCGGAGTTTCGTCGCACGCTGCGCCTCGTGTCGCCTCTGATCGAGGGCCAGGACGTGCGGACGTGGCAGATCGCCGCGCGGCGGTTCGTCCCTGGCCTGGTCGCTGACGGCTGCTACGGCCCCGCCTCCAAGAAGGCGTGTGAGCAGGTACAGCGGACGGTCGGCGTGCCGGTGAACGGCAAGGTCAGCGCGGAAACGTGGCTCCTCACGTGGGTGTGGGAGTCCGGAGCGAAGAAGGAGAAGAAGGCATGA
- a CDS encoding carbohydrate binding domain-containing protein, whose product MAEVTPFVEVDFAGTGTWADITPWVRVADRITITRGRGDEQSEVKPATMSLVLDNRDRRFTPLNASSPYYPNVRKGVPIRCSVGAPGFLIANSSFETGTAGWSASGTVLPSVLQQLAWSPGVAGGGTASLRIGWGTGGTSPSVHTSFGNLGPGRAYTASAYVYVSAGSPAVRLEILGLAAGSYSTVTGAWQRITCTFTATSRTHTLSVAPAVSPTSGQIAYVDCVQVDMGGAAAAYGTTTSLVYPRFHGQVNEWPVSFDGGGRLVLSRVTATDTFKRLGGLAPMRSLLEEEMLALEPDAYYTLGESSGSAAGDTAGDGQNELTVFQVAGTGGAVNFGQGTGPGTDGLPAVVFAPASSTDGKGIHANMLAKPTDGNWVLACWITTSTPGREFLQLGYQLYPNGQMATAIGTTAAGLLRVRSYWFSAGTPDGGSTMTGSPNVANGATHFVAIRRRASDSAVFAHVDAAAVGSGFVIPNTAPSNSYDLLSVGGFMHGTVADLFAGTVAHVWYANRNSMPSWTNVWTAGNGSSESTTARFARLCRLLGLTGRVVGTSTAQIAPQTATGKAPEQALRDVAGVEMGLVYAARDDGAVVFECRNHRWDKPPALTLTNEDVLEGSLQWTDDDQLMLNDVTNQREGGAVQRAADPVSIATFGRYTGGQTLPWATDRDAYLNAYYRMINGANPEPRVVAFSVAANTLASYAGVLALDLSDVVRLDNLPSGSPRATDVDVFVEGYSETIEYGLHTITFHTSPGFVFHP is encoded by the coding sequence ATGGCCGAGGTCACTCCGTTCGTCGAAGTCGACTTCGCGGGCACCGGCACCTGGGCCGACATCACGCCGTGGGTGCGGGTGGCCGACCGCATCACGATCACGCGCGGCCGAGGCGATGAGCAGTCCGAGGTCAAGCCCGCCACCATGTCGCTGGTCCTGGACAACCGCGACCGGCGGTTCACACCGCTGAACGCCAGCTCGCCGTACTACCCGAACGTACGTAAGGGCGTTCCTATCCGGTGCTCGGTGGGTGCGCCGGGGTTCCTGATCGCCAACAGCAGTTTCGAGACCGGCACGGCGGGGTGGAGCGCGTCCGGCACCGTACTGCCGAGCGTTCTCCAGCAACTGGCCTGGTCTCCGGGCGTCGCTGGGGGTGGCACTGCGAGCCTGCGGATCGGGTGGGGCACCGGAGGCACCAGCCCCAGCGTTCACACCTCCTTCGGCAACCTGGGGCCAGGCAGGGCTTACACCGCGTCGGCGTATGTCTACGTCAGCGCGGGCTCGCCGGCGGTCCGGCTGGAAATCCTCGGGCTCGCCGCGGGCTCGTACAGCACGGTGACGGGCGCCTGGCAGCGGATCACCTGCACGTTCACCGCGACCAGCAGGACGCACACCCTCAGCGTCGCCCCGGCCGTGTCGCCGACATCGGGCCAAATCGCCTACGTCGACTGCGTCCAGGTCGACATGGGCGGCGCCGCGGCGGCGTACGGCACCACAACGTCGCTGGTGTACCCCCGGTTTCACGGCCAGGTCAACGAGTGGCCGGTGTCCTTCGACGGCGGCGGCCGACTCGTGCTGTCGCGCGTCACCGCGACCGACACCTTCAAGCGGCTGGGCGGCCTGGCGCCGATGCGGTCGCTGCTGGAAGAGGAGATGCTGGCGCTCGAACCGGACGCGTATTACACGCTCGGGGAGTCGTCGGGGTCGGCGGCCGGTGACACGGCGGGCGACGGACAGAACGAGCTGACCGTCTTCCAGGTGGCCGGCACGGGCGGCGCGGTGAACTTCGGCCAGGGGACCGGCCCCGGAACGGACGGGCTCCCCGCGGTGGTCTTCGCGCCTGCGTCGTCGACGGACGGCAAGGGCATCCACGCGAACATGCTGGCCAAGCCGACTGACGGAAACTGGGTCCTCGCGTGCTGGATCACCACCTCCACGCCGGGCCGCGAATTCCTCCAGCTCGGCTACCAGCTTTACCCGAATGGCCAGATGGCCACGGCCATAGGCACGACCGCCGCCGGGCTCCTGCGGGTCCGGTCGTACTGGTTCAGCGCGGGAACGCCGGACGGCGGCAGCACCATGACCGGCTCCCCGAACGTCGCGAACGGCGCGACGCACTTCGTGGCGATCCGACGTCGCGCCTCCGACAGCGCGGTGTTCGCCCACGTCGACGCGGCTGCGGTCGGTTCCGGGTTCGTCATCCCGAACACGGCGCCGTCGAACAGCTATGACCTGCTGTCGGTCGGCGGGTTCATGCACGGCACGGTCGCCGACCTGTTCGCCGGGACCGTGGCGCACGTCTGGTACGCCAACCGGAACAGCATGCCGAGCTGGACGAACGTGTGGACCGCCGGGAACGGCAGCAGCGAGTCAACCACGGCGCGTTTCGCCCGGCTGTGCCGCCTGCTCGGGCTCACCGGCCGGGTTGTCGGCACCAGCACCGCGCAGATAGCGCCGCAGACCGCCACGGGGAAGGCTCCCGAGCAGGCGTTACGGGACGTGGCGGGTGTCGAGATGGGCCTGGTCTACGCGGCGCGCGATGACGGCGCGGTCGTGTTCGAGTGCCGCAACCACCGATGGGACAAGCCCCCGGCGCTCACCCTGACGAACGAGGACGTGCTGGAGGGCTCTCTCCAGTGGACCGACGATGACCAGCTCATGCTCAACGACGTCACCAACCAGCGGGAAGGCGGCGCCGTCCAGCGGGCCGCCGACCCGGTCAGCATCGCCACGTTCGGCCGGTACACCGGCGGCCAGACCCTCCCCTGGGCCACCGATCGAGACGCCTACCTGAACGCCTACTACCGGATGATCAACGGCGCCAACCCTGAGCCGAGGGTCGTGGCGTTCTCGGTCGCCGCGAACACCCTGGCCTCGTACGCGGGGGTCCTCGCGCTGGACCTGTCCGACGTCGTCCGGCTCGACAACCTCCCGTCCGGCTCGCCGAGGGCAACCGACGTGGACGTCTTCGTCGAGGGCTACTCGGAAACGATCGAGTACGGGCTTCACACGATCACATTTCACACCTCTCCGGGCTTCGTATTTCACCCCTGA
- a CDS encoding phage head-tail connector protein: MAYIELATLKNALGVTDTDRDALLEQAISAATSGIDERCGRTFGRDIAASTRTFRTRGRTIRDDHGGELLLVDDIATDEGLVIEVGDRAIWTPVHETRFETEPENALVLGRPVTSLALLYSWWSLYRRARITAVWGWPEVPAGIKQAALLQASRLYRRKDSPEGVAGSAEWGLVRMPNLDPDVRALVEPFRLTGFG, translated from the coding sequence GTGGCCTACATCGAGCTGGCCACGCTCAAGAACGCCCTGGGCGTCACGGACACCGACCGTGACGCCCTTCTTGAGCAGGCCATCAGCGCGGCGACGTCAGGCATCGACGAACGCTGTGGGCGGACGTTCGGCCGAGACATTGCCGCCTCGACGAGGACGTTCCGGACGCGCGGCCGAACCATCCGCGACGACCACGGCGGCGAGCTGCTGCTGGTTGACGACATCGCCACCGACGAAGGCCTGGTGATCGAGGTCGGCGACCGCGCCATCTGGACGCCGGTCCATGAGACCAGGTTCGAGACCGAGCCGGAGAACGCGCTCGTGCTCGGCCGGCCGGTGACGTCGCTGGCGTTGCTCTACTCCTGGTGGAGCCTCTACCGGCGGGCACGGATCACCGCCGTGTGGGGATGGCCGGAGGTGCCCGCCGGGATCAAGCAGGCCGCGTTGCTCCAGGCATCGCGGCTGTACCGCAGGAAGGACAGCCCCGAGGGTGTCGCGGGCTCCGCCGAGTGGGGCCTGGTCCGCATGCCGAACCTCGACCCCGACGTGCGGGCGCTCGTCGAGCCGTTCCGGCTGACGGGATTCGGATGA
- a CDS encoding phage major capsid protein, with amino-acid sequence MTLEEMRARLAEIETERRTMDETAGDAALTGDARSAWEALDTEESDLRAQVDEAERRGRVAESRARWQTAQIGSRVTPFDGDPTRMERRELADQARAVLGDDEHGGHLADEQRTRLERLLQTRNDNVDGAMLARRLLVTEHPDYRAAFMRLVSRATPVLTPDQSRAVERFEEFRAMNIGTDASGGYGVPVLIDPTIILTAQGSPNDFFNLARVETITTDTWKGVSSAGVTWQFRQEGAAASDNSPTLDQPAVPVHRADGYIPYSLEVDQDYPGFAAEMSRLLGEGYSELLVNKLTTGSGTNEPTGIVTALDAAAGSEVATGTAGTIAAADVNKVWAALPIRYRRNSAWMSSTGVNNVFQQLGSGNDAAFTTDFTAEGVLILKGRRAYLNDYMAAPAVGTAAANLAVVGDWSNYLIAQRAGMSIELIPHVFNAAGTLALPTGQRAWFAWARVGADSINDAGFRLLQNKTV; translated from the coding sequence ATGACGCTGGAAGAGATGCGCGCCCGGCTGGCCGAGATCGAGACCGAGCGCCGGACCATGGACGAGACCGCGGGCGACGCGGCGCTTACGGGCGACGCGCGGTCTGCGTGGGAAGCCCTCGACACGGAGGAGAGCGACCTCCGCGCGCAGGTCGACGAGGCCGAGCGTCGCGGCCGGGTGGCCGAGTCGCGGGCCCGCTGGCAGACCGCGCAGATCGGCAGCAGGGTCACGCCGTTCGACGGCGACCCGACCCGCATGGAGCGGCGCGAGCTGGCCGACCAGGCCCGCGCGGTCCTGGGCGACGACGAGCACGGTGGCCACCTGGCCGACGAGCAGCGGACCCGCCTGGAGAGGCTGCTCCAGACCCGCAACGACAACGTGGACGGCGCGATGCTCGCGCGGCGCCTGCTCGTGACCGAGCACCCCGATTACCGGGCCGCGTTCATGCGGCTGGTGTCCCGTGCGACGCCGGTCCTGACCCCGGACCAGTCCCGCGCGGTGGAGCGGTTCGAGGAGTTCCGCGCCATGAACATCGGCACCGACGCGTCGGGCGGCTACGGCGTGCCGGTGCTGATCGACCCGACGATCATCCTGACGGCGCAGGGCTCGCCGAACGACTTCTTCAACCTCGCGCGGGTGGAGACCATCACCACCGACACCTGGAAGGGCGTCAGCTCGGCGGGCGTGACCTGGCAGTTCCGCCAGGAAGGCGCCGCCGCGTCGGACAACTCGCCGACGCTCGACCAGCCCGCCGTGCCGGTGCACCGCGCGGACGGCTACATCCCGTACAGCCTGGAGGTGGACCAGGACTATCCGGGGTTCGCGGCCGAGATGTCCCGCCTCCTGGGCGAGGGCTACTCGGAGCTGTTGGTCAACAAGCTCACGACCGGATCGGGCACCAACGAGCCGACCGGCATCGTGACCGCGCTGGACGCGGCGGCCGGGTCCGAGGTCGCGACCGGAACGGCCGGCACCATCGCGGCGGCCGACGTCAACAAGGTCTGGGCGGCGCTCCCGATCCGCTACCGCCGCAACTCGGCGTGGATGTCCTCGACCGGCGTGAACAACGTGTTCCAGCAGCTCGGCTCTGGCAACGATGCCGCGTTCACCACGGACTTCACGGCCGAGGGCGTGCTGATCCTCAAGGGTCGCCGCGCTTACCTCAACGACTACATGGCGGCCCCGGCCGTCGGCACCGCCGCCGCGAACCTCGCGGTCGTGGGCGACTGGAGTAACTACCTGATCGCCCAGCGGGCCGGGATGTCGATCGAGCTGATTCCGCACGTGTTCAACGCGGCGGGCACGCTCGCGCTGCCCACGGGACAGCGCGCGTGGTTCGCCTGGGCGCGGGTCGGCGCCGACAGCATCAACGACGCAGGATTCCGCCTGCTCCAGAACAAGACCGTGTAG
- a CDS encoding HK97 family phage prohead protease: MKTLRDLDVVRASTGMVRLTRADGADDWAPVMVVRFSPFNTWYEINSYWEGRFLERTERGAFAKTMSEQGSRVKVLFNHGADPQIGDKVLGLPQDLREDQDAAAGDVPLLDTSYNRDLLPGIEAGAYGSSFMFRVIQDAWNDEPGRSDHNPEGLPERTIKEVRLFEFGPVTWPANLEATSGIRSGTDDFYARLRDRDPKRVDELEQRIQRLRTPLVEQPPPGTAPDLGAAPDRTDELVSHHSGGLTPRERRWRRYPYLKEGASR, translated from the coding sequence ATGAAGACCTTGCGGGACCTGGACGTCGTACGCGCGTCCACGGGCATGGTGCGGCTGACCAGGGCCGATGGGGCGGACGACTGGGCGCCGGTCATGGTGGTCCGGTTCTCGCCGTTCAACACCTGGTACGAGATCAACTCGTACTGGGAAGGCCGGTTCCTGGAGCGCACCGAGCGCGGCGCGTTCGCGAAGACCATGAGCGAGCAGGGCTCGCGGGTCAAGGTCCTGTTCAACCACGGCGCGGACCCGCAGATCGGGGACAAGGTCCTCGGCCTGCCGCAGGACCTCCGCGAGGACCAGGACGCGGCGGCCGGTGACGTGCCGCTGCTCGACACCTCCTATAACCGGGACCTGCTGCCCGGCATCGAGGCCGGGGCCTACGGCAGTTCGTTCATGTTCCGCGTGATCCAAGACGCCTGGAACGACGAGCCGGGCCGCTCGGATCACAACCCCGAGGGACTGCCCGAGCGGACCATCAAAGAGGTCCGGCTGTTCGAGTTCGGGCCGGTCACCTGGCCTGCGAACCTCGAAGCGACGTCGGGCATCCGCAGCGGGACCGACGACTTCTATGCGCGTCTCCGCGACCGCGACCCGAAGCGGGTCGACGAGCTGGAGCAGCGCATCCAACGCCTCCGCACTCCCCTCGTGGAGCAGCCGCCGCCCGGCACTGCCCCCGACCTGGGAGCCGCACCCGATCGAACCGACGAGCTGGTCTCGCACCACTCGGGCGGACTGACGCCACGCGAACGGCGCTGGCGTCGATACCCGTACCTCAAGGAAGGGGCGTCACGATGA
- a CDS encoding phage portal protein yields MLPPGMVRSSYDQVDLSRAETSLQKVAVWSSVDLIASLGSELPIDVFRGSGADRVALSTPSYLLDPGADGQGVEDWLFQVFMSWLLRGNLYGIVRDRNQRGDDFPTAVELLHPDHVTGRMVNGEPVLYHDGREIPAAELLHRRAYPMPGVVMGMSPVAHHASTIGLGIAVTRFGAQWFQDGAHPGGMLTNSEVEMTPTLAQTAKQRFLASLRGTREPVVLGKGWQYQQIQVAPEESQFLETNKFTAAECARIFGPGLAEVLGYESGGSMTYSNVESRSTHLLVYALNRWLRRAERVLTAMLPRGQYARLNRDALLQSTTLSRFQAHQIALSNRWSTVNEIRDIEDKPPVPWGDQPNETRPASGTNDNGGTE; encoded by the coding sequence GTGTTGCCGCCCGGCATGGTGCGGTCGTCGTACGACCAGGTGGACCTCTCGCGGGCGGAGACGTCGCTCCAGAAGGTCGCGGTCTGGTCCTCGGTGGACCTGATCGCGTCGCTCGGGAGCGAGCTACCCATCGACGTCTTCCGAGGGTCCGGAGCTGATCGGGTCGCGCTGTCGACTCCGTCCTACCTGCTCGACCCCGGCGCGGACGGCCAGGGCGTCGAGGACTGGCTGTTCCAGGTCTTCATGTCGTGGCTGCTGCGAGGCAACCTCTACGGCATCGTGCGGGACCGCAACCAGCGCGGCGACGACTTCCCCACGGCGGTCGAGCTGCTGCACCCGGACCACGTCACCGGCCGCATGGTCAACGGCGAACCGGTGCTCTACCACGACGGCCGGGAGATCCCCGCGGCCGAGCTGCTTCACCGCCGCGCCTACCCGATGCCGGGCGTGGTCATGGGCATGTCGCCGGTCGCCCACCACGCGAGCACGATCGGACTCGGCATCGCCGTGACCAGGTTCGGCGCGCAGTGGTTCCAGGACGGCGCGCACCCGGGCGGAATGCTGACGAACTCCGAGGTCGAGATGACCCCGACGCTCGCGCAGACCGCCAAGCAGCGGTTCCTCGCGTCGCTGCGCGGCACCCGAGAGCCGGTGGTGCTGGGCAAGGGCTGGCAGTACCAGCAGATCCAGGTGGCGCCGGAAGAGTCCCAGTTCTTGGAGACGAACAAGTTCACGGCGGCCGAGTGCGCCCGGATCTTCGGGCCGGGCCTGGCCGAGGTCCTGGGCTATGAGTCCGGCGGCTCGATGACGTACAGCAACGTCGAGAGCAGGTCGACTCACCTCCTGGTGTACGCGCTGAACCGGTGGCTACGGCGTGCCGAACGGGTCCTGACGGCGATGTTGCCGCGCGGCCAGTACGCCCGCCTGAACCGGGATGCGCTGCTCCAGTCGACGACGCTGAGCCGCTTTCAGGCCCATCAGATCGCCCTGTCGAACCGCTGGTCGACGGTCAACGAAATCCGCGACATCGAGGACAAGCCGCCCGTCCCATGGGGCGACCAGCCGAACGAGACGCGGCCGGCCTCGGGCACGAACGACAACGGGGGAACCGAATGA